Below is a window of Ignavibacteriota bacterium DNA.
CCAACAAGAACCATTCGTAGCAGAACCGAGTTTTTTAATCTGCTCTCGTTCATAACTTGCTTTCTGAATTTGGTACATCAAAATGGATTATTTCTTGATTGCACTACCACAGTGTTCAGTTCGAAAGAAAGGAGAGAGTTCGCTTCTTTTATATCTGCAGTAACACTATCCGGTTACACGTAGTACCAATATAGCAAATGAAGCTTGAAGTCGTGATAGAAAGAGTGATGAAGAAATTACCGTTCCTTTTTCCCCGTCATAATCTCGAACAACGCTTCCCGCGCCTTGTCGCTTCCGATGCTTCCGAGATAATAAACTGCATCGCGACGCAAGTCATAGTTCTCGTTCGTTTGTGCAACATCGGTAAGAAACACTACCGCTTTCTCATTTCCGATTTCCGCTACCGAACTGAGAATCGTCATCAATTGCTCGGTGCGATATTTCGGAATAACGGAAAACAATTCGCTCAACGTTTCAACCGAACGATTTTTGTTCCCCGATATCATGCCGATGTAATCAATCGCCCTGTTCTGAATTTCCTGACTCGTATCCTTCTTCGCAACTTCGAGCAGAACGGGGAGCGGGTCGTGTTTTTTGAAATCGAGTAATAGTTCCATCGCTGCAACACGGAGTTGGTGATGTTGTTTTGCATCGGTCGCGATTGTTTTTAACGCGTTGTACGACATCTCATCCTCTTTCCGTTCACCAAGTGCGTTCAACGCATCCATACGGAGTTGAGTTTCCTTGTCTAATTTTTCCCACGAATGAATCGGAGCGGGCGCACCGGTAACTGTTATTGCAGAAGGTCGAGGCGTGTACAACCGGTTGAGTTGGCGTTGTAACATTCGTTCCGAAGAACGCATGTGTTGTTTCGCAATGTTGTAGGTTGTTCCTACGCCGTATGTAAAACCTTTTCCCGGAATCGTCTTTACCACAGCAACGTTGCTGTCGTCCGATGTTGTGAAGACAAACGAGACATCCATATCATCCAAATCCGCAACGGCGTCATCGTAGTATTTGCTGTCGGGATATTTCTTCATGAACTGTTTGTACA
It encodes the following:
- a CDS encoding tetratricopeptide repeat protein, whose protein sequence is MKLLVGLFFVCSLAQSQETTIVIDELPVNVAFAPLVFHGETDAVTECLTLEQSEKKDDPGYTSYKKGYDFVLDEEWQKAIKQFAEMMKAFPKSNYYDDAMYWTAYSYKHTDEDKARELYKQFMKKYPDSKYYDDAVADLDDMDVSFVFTTSDDSNVAVVKTIPGKGFTYGVGTTYNIAKQHMRSSERMLQRQLNRLYTPRPSAITVTGAPAPIHSWEKLDKETQLRMDALNALGERKEDEMSYNALKTIATDAKQHHQLRVAAMELLLDFKKHDPLPVLLEVAKKDTSQEIQNRAIDYIGMISGNKNRSVETLSELFSVIPKYRTEQLMTILSSVAEIGNEKAVVFLTDVAQTNENYDLRRDAVYYLGSIGSDKAREALFEIMTGKKER